The stretch of DNA AAAACACTTGAGCAACTTCTGCTAAGTTTCCTTTCTTATTTTCCATAATCAACAGCGTATTATATAATGTTGTAGATTTCTGCGCAAAAATAAACTATTGTTGAATCAATTCTAATTTTACTCGACGATTTTCAGTCAATTCTTTTTTGGTAATGGCTGCACCGTCTCCATACCAACTTACTTCAATCCGTTCTAGGGGCACTCCATATTTTATTAGATAAGTTCGTACCTGCTCTGCTCGTGCTCTAGACAATTTATTATTGTAAACATCGTCATTCTTTGCCGCAGCATAACCATTAATTTTAAGCCTAAAAAAAGAACATTGCTGGAGTTGGCCTGCTATTTTTCTTAGCAGGAGTTTACTCTTTGTATCCAAAACAGGAGAATCATAATCAAAGATAATATCAGGAAATTGTTTCCAACAGGGGCTCTTGGGTTCTTTTTTTGTTCCAACAGGATTCCAATATATTTTTGACAACGTATCCATATCATAATAATAAGATGGATCTCTTTTTAATATTCCTGTACAAAAGTTGGGATTTTTATGACTGTGCAATGAGCCCATTTCTATAAAAACAGCTGAATCAAAAATGGGATTGCCATGATCGGCAATTGCGATTTGCAAACGATGGCGTTTATTGGGCACTACAGGATATTGAGCTTTTAATACCTTGGTAAAACCATCGTACTGGATAGGATAATTGGCTGAATTAGTACTTGCTTTTGTGGCATTATAACGCTTTGCCATTACCAATTGATGCGTTGAGGTTTTCTCTACAATTGTATCGACTGCTAAAAGAGGTATTGGATCGACAGAAGCACAATTATTAATATAATAATGAGGCGCTTGTACAGGGTTAATTGTTTGAACCGTTACCAATTCATCAGAGGAAGGCAAACGAGCAAGGTTGACTTGTTTTCCATCTGGCAAGGTGAGTATAAAGAATAACTTATCGTGTAAACCAGCATGAATAAATTCGGGATAATCCTCAGAAGCAAACACAAAATTAAACGAAATGTACTCAGAATTGGGATAAAAGTCAAATTGCAATATAGCAGCATCATAAAGTTCTGCTTGATTTATTTTTTTTACGATCCGATGCTTTTTTTTGTAATGAATGGTCGTCTTTCCTACATTGTCATTCGCTTGGCTAGCATCGGTTGCTCGCCCTGTTGATAAAATCAGCCCATGAGACATTTGAAAAATTGAATCCGCCTTCTCAAAAGATCCAATGGCACAGCGTTTTCCTCTAAAACGTACCCTTTTGATGCGTACTTCAAAGCCTTTTAAGTCCTGACGAATTGTTTTCTTAAGCTTTTTTAAGCGTTCTACTTTGAACCCTTCATTAGCTTGCCCATAAATTAGAGGGAAAGTACCAACAAAAGATAGTATTATAAAGAAAAATTTCATCATAGCTTAAAATTATTTCTTCTAATAAAAGGAGTTGGAGGCGTTACAAAACAAAATCAAGAGCAAACAGATCCCAGCCAAAGCGCCCTATATTCGCCTTTGTTATCAAATCGCTTTACTTGATTTTCCATATTCAGATAGCGATCTTCTTTGGTATCAGGACCAACTCCACCAACTACATTCCAATTGACCCAGTTGGAGCAAATATCATAATCGATTAAAATATGCTGGAAGTAAATAGCTCCCATACGCCAACTAATTTTCAAGTCATTCACTAAATAACTAGAGACCAGTTGTCGCCCTTTGTGGCTCAAGAAACCAGTATGTTTTAGTTGTAACATACAAGCATTGATTAAATCCGACTCTGTTTTTCCATTTATCCAATCCTTAAATGCAGCTTGGTCTTCCTCCAGTTTCTTAGTTTCTTGTCCACGAATACCTCCCTTTTCAAATATCTTATCTTTGTATTTTTTCCCCATCAAACGATAGTGATCCCGCCACAGCAATTCCGATAAAAAGGTTTGAGTAGATTTATTGTTTTTGTACTTGTTTTCGTATTTTTTTAGTTCTGCATAAACATATTTGGGAGAAAGACAGCCCAAAGCCAACCAAGGAGATAATCTAGAAGCGGCATTTAATCCCTTTAGGTCATAACGAGTTTCTGCGAAAGAATCTAAGTGTCTCTTAGGACCAAAATACGTGTGTAATCTCAATAGCGCATTTTCTTCCCCTCCTTTGAACCAAAGATCTGCCCGTTTATCTCGGTTGATGGCATCATGTCCCAGTTCTTTTAAAGAAGGTAAAGCCCCTACCTCTATGTCAATACTCCATGAAGAAAAGGAAATAGGTTCTGCCAATGGTTTTCTGATTGGAATAAAACGTTCTACTTCTTTTCGGAAAGAACTAAAGGCATCTGGCGAGTGAGCAATAGGAAACGGTAGGTCTTGGGTATAATAGAGCATTTTTCCTCTAAAAAATAATATCTCTAAGCCCAACGACCATAAGTTTTTTTCTAGTGCGTTTTGTACTAATACCTCATCGTGCGTACGTTCCATGTTGGCATAAACATAACTGGCATCAATTTCTTTCACCAATTTATAAACCTCTTCTTCTGGTTTGCCTTTGCGAATAATCAAGTCAATCCCCTTTTGCCGTAAAGCACTACGAAGGTGCGCAACACTCTCCAATAAGAATTGCGCTCGAAAAGGTCCTGTTTTTTGAAATTGATAAGGAGTTTGTCCCATCAATTCTTCTTCATTAAAAACATAAACAGGAATTACTTCTTCTCCATTTTCTATGGCTTTAGTCAACGCTTCATTGTCGTGCAATCGTAAGTCTTTTCGAAACCAGACTATTATTCGTTTTGCTTTTTTCATAGTAGTAACAATTAGTAGTAAGAAGCTTTATTGGGGTAGGTCAAAGGCATTGAAGTTTTCTAAAAATGAGCTAATATTCTAAATGACATCTCTTTTTCCTCTACTCATCGTTAAAAATTAGCCCCATAGCTAAGGCTATGCGGCAAATTTTTGTCTTGATTATAGAAAAAATTAGCTTTGCTGCTCCTTCGGGGTGTACTCATTTTTAATGCAATCCCATTTTTAAACAACTTCATTATTTCAATTCCAAAAATTGCATAAAAGTAACAAAAAAAGTGGACAAAGAGTTTGCCCTAAAATATAAACTTTAAGAAACTTTCATTTTTTATTGAAAATAATCTTTTCTTTGACCTCTATAACAAAAAAACAACGATTATGATTCAACAAATCGCATTTAATTTAACCGCAAGAGAAAGAGGTTTTCATTTGATTACGGCAGAAGTCCTTAATGCCCTGCCTCAATTGCCCTCTACAGGGCTATTTCATCTTTTTTTGCAACATACCTCAGCAGGGTTAACCATCAATGAAAATGCCGACCCCGATGTTCGAACAGATTTTGAAAGCATCTTTAATGCATTGGTTCCTGAAAACTTGCCTTATTTGGTGCATACCATAGAAGGTCCAGACGATATGCCTGCACACATCAAATCATCCTTGGTTGGCGTTTCGATCCAAATTCCCATTAGTAATGGGCAACTTAATTTGGGCACTTGGCAAGGCATTTATCTCTGTGAATTTAGAAATCAAGGTGGTCCTCGAAAAGTGGTTGCAACCATCTACTCTTAAATAATGATTAAGATAGACGAAAATGGCTACCAGGCAAAGCCCGAACCATTCCTTTGAGTTCTAATTCTAGCAATAAAGCTGCTATACGACTCGTACTAATCTTGGTTTGCTGAATCAATTGTTCCAAATGAACTTCTTGCCCAACCATCAAATCAACAATTAAACGCTCTTCTGCTGATAATTGTGCAAATAGTTGCTTTTGGCGACCTGCTTGTTGTTTTTCCCAGCGCAAAATATAGGCAATGTCCTCCGCAGATTCCAATAAAGAAGCACGATGTGTTTTGATGAGGTGATTACAGCCTTTAGATAGTGGGGCATCCACGTTTCCTGGAACCGCAAATACATCTTTATTGTATTCGTTGGCAATACATGCAGTAATCATAGAGCCGCCTCGATTAGCCGTTTCTATCACAACAATTGCATCTGCCATTCCTGCAATAATTCGATTGCGCATTGGAAAATGTTGTGGTAAAGGCTCTGTTTGTGTCTTAAATTCTGTTAAAATACCACCACAATCTACCATCCGCTGTGCAATAGGCTTGTGCAACTGCGGATAAATACGATCTAAACCATGTGCTACAACACCAATATTGGGCAACTGCAATTCCAAACATTTTTTGTGAGCAGTAACATCAACACCATAAGCCAAGCCACTAACAATAAGTGGATTGTAACCTGCTAAATCTTGTATCAGACGCTCACAAAAAAGCCGCCCTTGTTTCGTCGGTTTTCGGGTGCCTACAATTGCAACTATTTTGGCAGCATTAAGATTGGCATTTCCTTTATAATACAACAAAAAAGGAGCATCATGACAATTTTTGAGTCGCTTGGGATAATCCAACATCTCTTGAGAAAGCACTCTAATCTTATACTTCTGAGCAAACTCCCACTCTTCTTCTGCTCGTTGTAAGGTCTTTTTTGTTATAATTTGCTGAGCAGTAGCCAAACCAATTTTTTGGAACTGACAAAGCTCGGCACTTGTCGCCTTGTAAAAAACAGCCTTAGCAGAGCCATAATAACTTAGCAATTCTAAAGCTGTTTTGTTACCAATATTCGGCACTAGATGTAGTGCTATTTTATAAATGAGTTCTTCTTGGGCTGCTGCTGGTTGGTTCAAATTTTAGGGAATTTAGATTTTGAGCACCTAGCCTATTAATGGCTTTGGGCATCAAACCAATTTTGTAATGCTGTTTTTTGGGCATCATCCAGATAAGCATCTCCATGCATTCTATAATAACCTTTAGGTGGCATATGTCCTTCTTCTATTTCTTCAGCACACTCATGAAGTGCATGCTTTTGATCCTCTGCTGTCATTTCTGACCAAGTAGAAAAATTTAATGCTTCTCGTGCATGGGTAATATGTCCTCTTATCCAAAATGATATAGGAGCTACGTACGTATACCAAGGATATTTTGTTTCGTTAGAGTGGCAATCATAACAAGAAGCTTTGATCTGAGCCAGAATCGCTTCAGGAGGATTTTCATTAGCAGCAAAGGTCTTTGCTTGGTCAATAGGAATAGGGCTTTTATCGATCTGAAAAAACTGAAGTATGGCAAATAGCCCAAGTATTGCTAAAAAAATTTTCTTTTTATTCATTATTCTGTGGTTTTGTATAAAGAAGTTGTTTAAAAATGATCTTAACACCTGCGATCCAACCATAGCAGCCATCGGATCGGCAGCTATTTTTAGCCCCGTAGCTTCCAGCTACGAAACAAAAAACGAGCTTTGCCCGATAACTACTAGCTTTGATCTCGAAAATCAACAACATTTTTAAACAACTTCAAAATTTTAATTCCCCAATAATAATAGATTATTATTAAACTTTGTTACAAAAGGTAGGCTCATCTTGTAATGAATGTTGATAGCAGGCAATTTATTTTCTTTTATCAATAATTATCATAATCAAACGTTAAACTCGCCAAAAATGAAACCTTTGGTCTAGGCTTTGTTAGTTACAAAACATCTTAAACACTACCAATTCTAATACAATGAAACTACTACCTATTTATTATTCCTTAGTTCTATCCATGCTTTTTGTCATTAGTTGTCAACAAAAAGACCTACTTGTCCCCCAACAAGATCTTAGAGACGACCTGATTGGTACTTATACGGGTACAATTCAAATCGAAAACAAAGCAGAAGACAACAACAACCAAGAAAGCACTGTAGTAGATGATGTAATAGAAAATCAAACGGTTGTTATATCAAAATCCAGCACAGCACCTAATGGTTTAATTATAAATGGGGATGAATCGAATATTTTAATTTATTCGCCCGATAGTCCAAATGAGTACAGCGATATGTCTTTGTATACTGCCGATGAATGCAATGGCATCAAAGTGTATCAGTTGCAATTTTTCCCCTTAGAAAATAAACTTACCTATCATCATAAACACCGCCACGATTGCGATTTTGGTTCGCTTCAACAAAAAAGTATCTTTGAAGGAATAAAAAAGCATTGATATTGGTTGAAGTTTGACACCTGTATAATTAAACGGATATTGAAGGTGTTTTATGTTTCATTTCACAAAAACATATAGCACTGACAATCAACCAAGTGAAATTAAACCTACTGCTACTACATGGTTTTCAACGGAGTAATAAGGATACGAAAGTTGTCTCTTTCTATCTTTTTTTCGTTTATTAAGGTATCAATATTTAATTTACAGTGTACTGGGTACAGGACAAACTTAAAATATTTATTTAATTTACCAATACCATTTTATATGCCCAACCGTCTAAGCATTTTATTTTTTGCTGTTTCTTGTTTAATCTTTAGTGCCTGTCAGAAGGGACCAACCGTAGATGTTCCGTTCAGAACTTATGTGACAATTCCAGCAGGTTTAAATACTGGTTTTTCGCATCATTTTGTTCTTTCTAATATTCCAGGAGCTACTTTTGACAATTTGTTAGAAGCCAGACCTTCCTATGTTACCCTAACAACCGAATATGGAGAACAGAACCTAGATTTTATCCAACAGGCTTACTTTTATACGATAGATGGAACCAACAAAAAAGAGATGGCTTACCAAACCAATTTGCCAGTGACCAATGCAGGTACGGTACAGCTTTATCCATCCATTCTAGATATGAAAGACCACATTACCAAAGATGCGTTTGAAATGGAACTAAAGCTTATATTTAGATCAATCCCCGTTACAGAAACACGTATTCGAATCGATTTTGGCGTTCAAGGCACTTTAGGTGGATAGTTATGGAACTACCTTATATCAAATCCTTTAGAGCATTTTTGCAATTAGAAAAAGGCTTATCTGCGGCCTCTATAGAAGCTTATTTGCAAGATTTAAGCAAACTGCTACAATTTATGAAGATCCATGAATTGAACAGAGGGCTATCTGAATTGCTCCTAAAAGACTTGCAAGATTTTATCGCTTATTTGAATGAATTAGGATTGAGCATCAATTCGCAAGCTCGCATTGTTTCTAGCCTAAAAGCCTTTTTTCGGTACTTAGTGATTGAGGAAGTTATTGCTGACGATCCAGCTTTATTGCTAAGTGCTCCTAAATTAGCTCGTTCCCTTCCTTCTGTATTGTCTTATCAAGAAATTGAGCAGTTAATAGCAGCTATAGACCACTCTAAAAAACAAGGCACTAGAAACCGAGCCATCATAGAAGTTTTGTATGCCTGTGGCTTACGGGTAAGCGAATTAACCCATCTTAAGCTCTCCAATATGTACTTGCACATTGGTTTTATTAAGGTAATAGGTAAAGGCAACAAAGAACGAATGATTCCTATTGGAGAACAAGCAATCAAGCACCTAAATTTTTATCTTCAAGATCGAAATCAAATGCCTAATATCAAGTTAGCAAGTGAAGATATTGTCTTTCTAAACCGCCGAGGAGGTCAACTGACTCGAAACATGATTTTTATTATCATAAAAGAGTTAGCCATTCGAGCTGGAATTGACAAAAAAGTATCGCCTCATACCTTTAGGCATAGCTTTGCAACACATTTGATAGAGGGAGGAGCCAACTTACGAGTTGTACAAGACTTATTAGGGCACAAATCTATTGTTACAACCGAAATATACACCCACCTAGACATGGGCTACCTTACCGACACCATCAATCGATTCCATCCTAGAAATCAATCTGAGCTAAAGACAAAAGATTAGTTGTGTTTGTCGTGCCCTTTATTTTTTTTGCCTCCTTTAGGATGCCTTCCATTCGGTGTTTTATTCTGAATCCCTAAAGAGCGACTATAAACAGAGCTTTTTTCCATGGCTTGTTTGCGTTCTCGTTCAATTTTTTTGAATTTTTGGCGAGTGTATTCTTCTTCAAAAGAAGTAATATTTTCTGTGTCACCCAATTTTTCTAGGCAATAGAGATAATGTGCTAAAATATCTCGCTCTGGAAATTCATCTGGCTTATTGCCGATAATTAGCCAATACATATGTGCAGCAAAGCCATATACTTCTAAATCTAGTGCAATATCTGCATATTCCAATATGTTATCTTCAATGCTCACCTGATTGTCAAACAACAGATTGATTTCATGTCGTTTAGACATTAGGTACAAATCTTTGCTATTTCTTGCAGGTACATTCATGTTAAAAAGAGGATCACAGGCATAAACCGCTTCGTTGCAATCTTTCCAGAGTTGAATAATATCTTCTGGGCTATACTCGCTAATCAAAAGCGATCTCGAATAATACCTTTCATAATTAAAAGCTGCACATTTGGGTAAAACGTTTAATTGTTCCTCAAAATGCAATGCTGCACTTTCAAAATCACCTTCAAATTGAAACTGTTTCCCAATTCGAACTTCTTCTCGAATATCATCAAACAGCCATTCCATTCTAAAATCAAACTGGTAATAAAAGTTTAATGCCATAGAATTTTGTTCGGGAAAAGCTTGCGCAATATTCAGATACCGCTTTGCCAAATCAAATTCACCATTCGCAACATGAATGCATATTTTGGATAAGATCACCAGACCATTTCCAGATTCAATTTCCATGGTAGCCCTCCAATAATCCGAATTTTCTATGGTCAGTTCTTTAGAAGATTTTTCTAAAAATTTTTTCTCTCTTAGAATATTCCCAATCGCATTAACGCCTTTTAGTTGTGTATGTATACTATCTTCATAAAAAGCTAAAACAGGCATGACATCCTCTATTACCCAATTCTGAAACAACTCTGATTTTCCTTTTAGATCAGCAGCCTCAAACTGGGCTTGAACCTTCTCTTCAGGAAGTGCTACTTTTGGCAAAAATTTGAGTTGAGGGTCTTCACAGCCCTTTCCTACTTTTGCCTCAATCAAATAAGCATATTCTGTTAATTTAGAACGTGGAGGACGTGACAAGGCTTCTATGCGACGAATCAGATGATCGGTCGTTTCTTTCTTGAGTTGAGGTCTAGAGCTGACCTCTACAAAAACGGGTTTCCCCTTAGGCATGGTAACCAAAATCATCACATCGTGGTTTCCTTTTTCTAAGGATAGAAAAGCGTGAACAGAAGCTAAAACACGTTTGTTCCAAGGATACAAATAAGTAGTATCTAAGGTCGCAACTGTGACCATATCATCTGTAAAACATTCCACCTCTAGTTCTACGTTTGTCTGTGCCCAAGCAATTGTGTTAGACCATAGATATATCATGCAAAATAATGCGCCTAATCTCATAAGGTTTTGGTTGTATTCGACCATTTAGATTTAGAAACTAACTTTGGATATTAACTGTACTAATCTTTTATAAAAGCCTAATGGGAAGACCTATTATTTGATGCGATCTTTGTTTCTTCCTATCCTTCCTCCGCCACTTCCTTCGGAGTTGTTTTTTCTATGATGTAATTAATTTTGTTGAGGGTTTTGGTGTCTTCTTCCATTAATCTTAACAATTTGCGTTCCAACTCTTCACTTTTGGTATAATTAGAAGAAGTCATGAACACTTGATTAGGGTCGTCTAAGAAACTTGGGTTAGCAAAA from Aureispira anguillae encodes:
- a CDS encoding heme-binding domain-containing protein codes for the protein MNKKKIFLAILGLFAILQFFQIDKSPIPIDQAKTFAANENPPEAILAQIKASCYDCHSNETKYPWYTYVAPISFWIRGHITHAREALNFSTWSEMTAEDQKHALHECAEEIEEGHMPPKGYYRMHGDAYLDDAQKTALQNWFDAQSH
- a CDS encoding DASH family cryptochrome, whose product is MKKAKRIIVWFRKDLRLHDNEALTKAIENGEEVIPVYVFNEEELMGQTPYQFQKTGPFRAQFLLESVAHLRSALRQKGIDLIIRKGKPEEEVYKLVKEIDASYVYANMERTHDEVLVQNALEKNLWSLGLEILFFRGKMLYYTQDLPFPIAHSPDAFSSFRKEVERFIPIRKPLAEPISFSSWSIDIEVGALPSLKELGHDAINRDKRADLWFKGGEENALLRLHTYFGPKRHLDSFAETRYDLKGLNAASRLSPWLALGCLSPKYVYAELKKYENKYKNNKSTQTFLSELLWRDHYRLMGKKYKDKIFEKGGIRGQETKKLEEDQAAFKDWINGKTESDLINACMLQLKHTGFLSHKGRQLVSSYLVNDLKISWRMGAIYFQHILIDYDICSNWVNWNVVGGVGPDTKEDRYLNMENQVKRFDNKGEYRALWLGSVCS
- a CDS encoding OmpA family protein, with translation MMKFFFIILSFVGTFPLIYGQANEGFKVERLKKLKKTIRQDLKGFEVRIKRVRFRGKRCAIGSFEKADSIFQMSHGLILSTGRATDASQANDNVGKTTIHYKKKHRIVKKINQAELYDAAILQFDFYPNSEYISFNFVFASEDYPEFIHAGLHDKLFFILTLPDGKQVNLARLPSSDELVTVQTINPVQAPHYYINNCASVDPIPLLAVDTIVEKTSTHQLVMAKRYNATKASTNSANYPIQYDGFTKVLKAQYPVVPNKRHRLQIAIADHGNPIFDSAVFIEMGSLHSHKNPNFCTGILKRDPSYYYDMDTLSKIYWNPVGTKKEPKSPCWKQFPDIIFDYDSPVLDTKSKLLLRKIAGQLQQCSFFRLKINGYAAAKNDDVYNNKLSRARAEQVRTYLIKYGVPLERIEVSWYGDGAAITKKELTENRRVKLELIQQ
- the dprA gene encoding DNA-processing protein DprA, with product MNQPAAAQEELIYKIALHLVPNIGNKTALELLSYYGSAKAVFYKATSAELCQFQKIGLATAQQIITKKTLQRAEEEWEFAQKYKIRVLSQEMLDYPKRLKNCHDAPFLLYYKGNANLNAAKIVAIVGTRKPTKQGRLFCERLIQDLAGYNPLIVSGLAYGVDVTAHKKCLELQLPNIGVVAHGLDRIYPQLHKPIAQRMVDCGGILTEFKTQTEPLPQHFPMRNRIIAGMADAIVVIETANRGGSMITACIANEYNKDVFAVPGNVDAPLSKGCNHLIKTHRASLLESAEDIAYILRWEKQQAGRQKQLFAQLSAEERLIVDLMVGQEVHLEQLIQQTKISTSRIAALLLELELKGMVRALPGSHFRLS
- the xerD gene encoding site-specific tyrosine recombinase XerD, yielding MELPYIKSFRAFLQLEKGLSAASIEAYLQDLSKLLQFMKIHELNRGLSELLLKDLQDFIAYLNELGLSINSQARIVSSLKAFFRYLVIEEVIADDPALLLSAPKLARSLPSVLSYQEIEQLIAAIDHSKKQGTRNRAIIEVLYACGLRVSELTHLKLSNMYLHIGFIKVIGKGNKERMIPIGEQAIKHLNFYLQDRNQMPNIKLASEDIVFLNRRGGQLTRNMIFIIIKELAIRAGIDKKVSPHTFRHSFATHLIEGGANLRVVQDLLGHKSIVTTEIYTHLDMGYLTDTINRFHPRNQSELKTKD
- a CDS encoding secondary thiamine-phosphate synthase enzyme YjbQ, translated to MIQQIAFNLTARERGFHLITAEVLNALPQLPSTGLFHLFLQHTSAGLTINENADPDVRTDFESIFNALVPENLPYLVHTIEGPDDMPAHIKSSLVGVSIQIPISNGQLNLGTWQGIYLCEFRNQGGPRKVVATIYS